From Pseudomonas sp. LS1212, the proteins below share one genomic window:
- the rpmH gene encoding 50S ribosomal protein L34, which produces MKRTFQPSTIKRARTHGFRARMATKNGRAVLSRRRAKGRARLAV; this is translated from the coding sequence ATGAAACGTACTTTCCAACCAAGCACTATCAAACGCGCCCGTACTCACGGTTTCCGTGCTCGCATGGCTACCAAAAACGGTCGTGCCGTCCTGTCGCGTCGTCGCGCCAAAGGTCGTGCACGTCTGGCAGTTTGA